One stretch of Rhodococcus pseudokoreensis DNA includes these proteins:
- a CDS encoding cutinase family protein produces the protein MTNLHAPTSADGRANYSARVPLLVASLLAALLASLIAVVSPIQAEAAPASSGCPAVEVVMMPGTFETDSTANPDVAKGLLKQVTDPLSQLFGSSIKITYPAYEASAFNKGKTYGTSKASGIAAGARVMQTRATQCPNTLFALGGYSQGADVAGDLAWLIGHDKGPIPAEKLIAVGLVADPRQSSNGDNTLVGPPVDGIGIAGARPGGFGKTAAVTRSYCAPDDLYCSTNAGKDGLLAGLGRVLAQPPTASGPQQSDGSQTTTAGLQNALISDYSKVNLPGLAGNIETLQQQLQSGAPDLESMESAATDVANTLVPVADTTSWVTQNPAVEQTLKTADASTPEYAASQIVDKVKGIDLRSAFQAADTIARTVQNASTPDQVQQLQTSVDTLATQVSPLAATPADGLSLAADALSIIKPSVLINQVTHIGTNAFDLANNIPAVLDILFNRIPHIVLDPGLDPMAKVKAVHAEFDRINVLFEPLIKLAAGLDYKTAAALIAMIPDPSGAAQTISMIIGLVGNLDIIGLANTAGELQKQLWHAIETGDIIGAGLGALPHILDFAKIAVGTLSGGQKTEASKLGSVSASTTTGQQITQQSQARDLGGLASSLTALAGSDGADALSQIGAEGLKFASFIGSGTHQNYGELVVDASGTTALQDMTNHFRDPIAKAVA, from the coding sequence ATGACGAACCTTCACGCCCCAACTTCCGCGGACGGTCGCGCCAACTACAGCGCCCGGGTGCCCCTACTCGTCGCCTCCCTGCTCGCTGCACTCCTCGCCTCCCTCATCGCGGTTGTGTCGCCAATTCAGGCCGAGGCGGCGCCGGCATCATCGGGCTGCCCGGCAGTGGAAGTGGTGATGATGCCGGGAACGTTCGAAACGGACTCAACCGCTAATCCTGACGTCGCAAAGGGTCTGCTCAAGCAGGTCACCGATCCTCTTTCCCAGCTGTTCGGCAGCTCCATCAAGATCACCTATCCGGCGTACGAAGCGTCCGCCTTCAACAAGGGCAAGACCTATGGCACCAGTAAGGCCTCTGGCATCGCGGCCGGCGCGCGCGTGATGCAGACCCGTGCAACGCAATGCCCGAACACTCTGTTCGCACTCGGCGGCTACAGCCAAGGTGCGGACGTGGCCGGCGACTTGGCATGGTTGATCGGACACGACAAGGGACCGATCCCGGCAGAGAAGTTGATCGCTGTCGGTCTTGTTGCCGACCCACGGCAGAGTTCGAATGGCGACAACACTCTCGTCGGTCCGCCCGTCGACGGCATTGGAATCGCGGGGGCCAGGCCGGGCGGCTTCGGAAAGACCGCTGCAGTCACGCGTTCGTACTGCGCCCCCGACGACCTCTACTGCTCGACCAACGCCGGCAAGGATGGATTGCTCGCAGGACTTGGGCGAGTGCTTGCCCAGCCTCCGACTGCTTCCGGTCCGCAGCAGAGCGATGGATCTCAAACCACCACCGCGGGTCTGCAGAACGCCTTGATCTCCGACTACTCGAAGGTCAATCTTCCGGGATTGGCCGGCAACATCGAGACCCTGCAGCAGCAGCTGCAGTCCGGCGCTCCGGACCTGGAGAGCATGGAATCGGCGGCGACAGACGTTGCCAACACCCTTGTTCCGGTGGCCGATACGACCAGCTGGGTTACCCAGAATCCGGCAGTGGAACAGACGCTCAAGACCGCGGACGCTTCGACTCCCGAATACGCCGCCAGCCAGATCGTCGACAAGGTCAAAGGCATCGACTTGAGGAGTGCATTTCAGGCCGCGGACACCATCGCCCGGACGGTTCAGAATGCCTCCACGCCGGACCAGGTGCAGCAGCTGCAGACATCGGTGGACACCTTGGCCACTCAGGTCTCCCCCTTGGCCGCCACTCCGGCGGATGGTCTGTCACTCGCGGCGGACGCACTCTCGATCATCAAGCCGAGCGTGCTCATCAACCAGGTCACGCACATCGGGACGAACGCATTCGACCTCGCCAACAACATCCCTGCAGTCCTCGACATCTTGTTCAACCGGATCCCGCACATTGTTCTCGATCCCGGTCTCGACCCAATGGCCAAAGTTAAGGCTGTCCACGCCGAATTCGACCGCATCAACGTCCTGTTCGAGCCACTCATCAAGCTCGCCGCCGGGCTCGACTACAAGACGGCTGCGGCCCTGATCGCGATGATTCCCGACCCATCCGGTGCCGCGCAGACCATCTCGATGATCATCGGACTCGTCGGGAATCTCGACATCATCGGTCTGGCGAACACCGCCGGCGAACTCCAAAAGCAGCTCTGGCACGCCATCGAGACCGGCGACATCATCGGAGCCGGTCTCGGCGCACTCCCCCATATCCTCGACTTCGCGAAGATCGCGGTGGGCACACTCAGCGGTGGCCAGAAGACCGAGGCGTCCAAGCTCGGTTCGGTGTCTGCGTCCACGACGACCGGACAGCAGATCACTCAGCAGTCACAGGCTAGGGACCTTGGAGGGCTCGCCTCGAGCCTCACCGCGTTGGCAGGCTCTGACGGTGCAGACGCCCTGTCCCAGATCGGTGCTGAAGGGCTCAAGTTCGCCTCATTCATCGGGTCCGGAACTCATCAGAACTACGGGGAGCTCGTCGTCGATGCATCAGGCACTACGGCCCTGCAGGACATGACCAACCACTTCCGCGATCCGATCGCCAAGGCGGTGGCGTAA
- a CDS encoding sigma-70 family RNA polymerase sigma factor: METSTHAPTATTASSATPVRSTAQSNLYSRLNTEWMYLCARPAAAAEVLTWSVSQDALSEVADLNDLAAAHRRDRDGVLLALLTLHQEGSSLAGRALLQLMLGKLISLTRHARVSGHDRYHACDERAASTVATFMSLIATYRPSGENVYAALFLHTLKKITREETFAQEIPASDVMDESDSAENEPEADISAPALLSWAVEKKVINDLDRTLIQRAYLEQTDCDLAVIAAEVGMTPAALRQRLYRAVTRIRKSVVASNQPTPRPRFARGRRRTATTTAAI, from the coding sequence GTGGAAACGTCCACCCACGCACCCACCGCCACCACAGCTTCATCGGCAACGCCGGTTCGCAGCACCGCGCAAAGCAATCTGTACAGCCGCTTGAACACCGAGTGGATGTACCTCTGCGCTCGCCCCGCAGCCGCCGCCGAAGTCTTGACGTGGTCGGTGAGCCAGGACGCTCTCAGTGAGGTCGCGGATCTCAACGATCTCGCCGCGGCGCACCGCCGAGATCGTGATGGTGTGCTTCTGGCGCTGCTGACACTGCATCAGGAAGGAAGCTCCCTTGCCGGGCGAGCGCTACTGCAGCTGATGCTCGGCAAGCTCATCTCCCTGACGCGCCACGCACGGGTCAGTGGGCACGATCGGTATCACGCGTGCGATGAGAGAGCGGCCTCCACTGTGGCCACGTTCATGTCACTGATCGCCACCTACAGGCCGTCCGGTGAGAACGTCTACGCGGCACTCTTCCTGCACACGCTGAAGAAGATCACGCGCGAGGAAACCTTCGCCCAGGAGATCCCCGCCTCCGATGTCATGGACGAGTCCGACAGTGCAGAGAACGAGCCGGAAGCGGATATCTCTGCTCCGGCTCTGCTCTCCTGGGCGGTCGAAAAGAAGGTCATCAACGACCTCGATCGCACCCTGATTCAGCGGGCATACCTCGAGCAGACCGATTGCGACCTGGCCGTGATTGCCGCGGAGGTTGGGATGACTCCGGCAGCGCTTCGCCAGCGGCTCTACCGCGCGGTCACACGCATTCGTAAAAGTGTCGTCGCCTCCAACCAGCCGACTCCTCGACCCCGGTTTGCACGTGGTCGTCGTCGGACTGCAACGACTACTGCGGCGATCTGA
- a CDS encoding conjugal transfer protein, translated as MKIDLAKINNFGRSPKSKTDPATGTSVDSAVDEAEELARAERAQWGLRQVWTTRLLKAGILAALGAGIVALILVVFGSSPTPNLTDNATEDTADGDTIGQAKAEDLARQFVVAWLQASRGNEQELDHFVSGNPSLPTAPLFAATDPAVASIDYEQKSRTYAVTVSVSVRAASDANAATVRRYFQVPVVVTEAGVRAAALPAEVAEPSTSIDVRLGYKYRVANHPIATSAHEFLSAMLTGNGEVARYLTPGVSIAPIVPAPYRSVAITDVYSSEDLSAASASAPLPDGDVVRLLVTAAQKVTEVDSVSGQYALTMTSRGGRWEVSAIDATPLYPPAAPRTPSSSTTAPSSTTPSAGAPESASSDSGPVPASSESGQTPALSVPTAGDVPLFSPSGTDPHSSGR; from the coding sequence ATGAAAATCGACCTCGCGAAAATCAACAACTTCGGCCGCAGCCCCAAGAGCAAGACCGACCCTGCGACTGGAACTAGCGTCGACTCCGCTGTCGACGAAGCCGAGGAGTTGGCCCGCGCGGAGCGTGCACAGTGGGGCCTTCGGCAGGTGTGGACCACCCGACTTCTCAAGGCAGGAATCCTCGCCGCACTCGGCGCCGGAATAGTTGCCCTGATCCTCGTCGTCTTCGGATCCTCGCCCACCCCGAACCTCACCGACAACGCCACCGAAGACACCGCGGACGGCGACACAATCGGTCAAGCGAAAGCCGAAGATCTTGCTCGCCAGTTCGTCGTTGCCTGGCTCCAGGCATCGCGTGGGAATGAACAAGAACTCGATCATTTCGTCTCGGGAAACCCCAGCCTTCCGACCGCGCCGTTGTTTGCCGCGACTGATCCGGCCGTCGCGTCGATCGACTACGAGCAGAAGTCACGGACATACGCGGTGACGGTCTCGGTGTCAGTTCGAGCCGCCTCGGACGCGAATGCGGCCACAGTTCGTCGCTACTTTCAGGTGCCGGTTGTGGTCACCGAAGCAGGCGTGAGGGCCGCCGCACTCCCCGCCGAAGTAGCTGAACCGTCGACCTCGATCGACGTCAGACTCGGCTACAAGTACCGGGTCGCCAACCATCCCATCGCCACGTCCGCGCACGAGTTCCTGTCCGCGATGTTGACCGGCAACGGGGAAGTAGCCCGCTATCTCACGCCGGGGGTTTCGATCGCCCCGATTGTCCCGGCGCCGTATCGCAGCGTGGCAATCACCGATGTCTATTCGTCGGAAGACCTGAGTGCTGCCAGTGCATCGGCACCGCTGCCTGACGGTGATGTGGTGCGCCTCCTGGTGACGGCAGCGCAGAAAGTCACCGAGGTCGATTCGGTTAGTGGGCAGTACGCGCTGACGATGACCTCCCGCGGCGGCCGGTGGGAGGTCAGCGCAATTGACGCAACGCCGTTGTACCCGCCGGCGGCACCCCGAACACCATCCTCGTCAACGACCGCACCGAGCTCGACCACACCAAGTGCGGGTGCCCCGGAGTCTGCATCGTCTGATTCAGGTCCGGTTCCCGCATCGTCTGAATCAGGGCAGACCCCCGCACTTTCAGTGCCGACTGCCGGCGACGTGCCGTTGTTTTCCCCGTCAGGAACCGATCCTCATTCATCCGGAAGGTAA
- a CDS encoding ATP-binding protein has product MEQPTLSMAANIRWTKSGVVWADYVLTGIDYGYRPDVDKRTARTLHTMLVRALPGESLLMGIAASLSAEAIVSRMTEGVDLDAHPDWATECEATLDSIELYRPGQRIYWLSIPLTTPKVVDQVKAAAHSAWTTLSDYIGLPRTAINDDEIRARVRQANRIMADIPGVFDAQPATPAQMMWLWQHAMTRGLHIDPDLPDAAVTPGAKSGAALSACRIDEGAQSDREKAPGWRGKVPTFSRVLKVDQPYEFVDHPASYQVLLALADTPAGGVYFPGSEFFTLADDFGDIDVDFAVRLKVTAGADVMRANKRALENLKEQYEQREGELAGGQGVLDLAAAALTEYTSLLETNRDEVEVAWTALFAVGADSEERALADAKALVKAFEQQEYKVVAPVGYQEDLWWAMLPGVSTSKIVREFAQITTSTHFAAYMPFIRNDLGDGSGPLLALNITTSRIGVVHHDVAGKSLRDQSGSFAVTGELGSGKSVTMKVIAGQVVDCGGQVIGIDQSDLGEYANWARAVTEAVVVDLVEPEYSMDPLRIFEAGVAAEMAQSVLLTLLRIQPSSDLGIALAKVLAPEYRAEHPYQGLGELTEHLLSGACPIAHAQDLGEAMNVYARRTYAAALFGKDLPPLPITAPGIIFRTHKVDLPTQLQTEKQHLYENLPLEKRFGHAVYTLIAKVARGQCFADPDQMALFLVDEAHHLLGADDGVDIVEDFVLQGRKSSAAVGLGDQDCAFGTPKLRGLIKTRIAHRHTDETLAKRAVEWLGLDPDDYGLVKQYMEQTAPVTGKDKYVEPHRRGEGYMRDGSGNVGRIKTLLPATESRRIAVSTTPKDNKLVKA; this is encoded by the coding sequence ATGGAACAGCCAACACTGTCAATGGCCGCGAACATCCGGTGGACGAAGTCCGGCGTTGTCTGGGCGGACTACGTGCTCACCGGTATCGACTACGGTTACCGCCCCGACGTGGACAAGCGCACTGCTCGTACCCTGCACACGATGCTCGTCCGCGCCCTTCCGGGCGAGTCACTGTTGATGGGCATCGCAGCATCGTTGAGCGCCGAAGCCATCGTTTCCCGAATGACCGAAGGCGTCGATCTCGATGCACACCCGGACTGGGCAACCGAATGCGAAGCGACTCTCGACTCGATCGAGCTATACCGCCCGGGGCAGAGGATCTACTGGCTGAGCATTCCGCTGACCACACCCAAGGTCGTCGATCAGGTCAAGGCCGCGGCTCATTCGGCCTGGACCACACTCTCCGACTACATCGGGCTGCCGCGGACCGCAATTAACGATGACGAGATCCGGGCCCGTGTCCGGCAGGCCAACCGGATCATGGCCGACATCCCCGGTGTCTTCGATGCGCAACCGGCCACTCCGGCTCAGATGATGTGGCTGTGGCAGCACGCGATGACGCGCGGACTGCATATCGACCCTGACCTGCCCGACGCAGCCGTGACGCCAGGAGCAAAGTCAGGTGCCGCACTGTCCGCATGCCGGATCGACGAGGGCGCCCAATCGGATCGAGAGAAGGCGCCGGGTTGGCGAGGCAAGGTCCCGACGTTCAGTCGGGTCCTGAAAGTGGACCAGCCATACGAATTCGTCGACCACCCTGCCTCCTACCAAGTGCTCCTCGCGCTCGCTGACACCCCCGCCGGTGGCGTCTATTTCCCCGGCTCGGAGTTCTTCACCCTCGCTGACGACTTCGGCGATATCGATGTCGATTTTGCCGTACGGCTCAAGGTCACCGCCGGTGCCGATGTCATGCGAGCGAACAAGCGCGCGCTCGAGAACCTGAAGGAGCAGTACGAACAGCGGGAAGGAGAGTTGGCCGGCGGCCAAGGTGTTCTCGACCTCGCTGCCGCCGCGTTGACCGAATACACCTCGTTGCTCGAGACGAACCGCGATGAGGTCGAGGTTGCCTGGACGGCGTTGTTCGCGGTAGGAGCTGATTCCGAGGAGCGTGCACTCGCTGATGCGAAGGCATTGGTGAAAGCGTTCGAACAGCAGGAATACAAGGTGGTCGCGCCGGTCGGCTACCAGGAAGACCTGTGGTGGGCGATGTTGCCTGGCGTTTCCACCTCGAAGATCGTCCGCGAGTTCGCGCAGATCACCACGTCGACGCATTTCGCGGCGTACATGCCGTTCATTCGCAACGATCTCGGCGATGGCAGTGGTCCGCTGTTGGCACTGAACATCACCACCTCTCGGATCGGTGTGGTTCACCACGACGTCGCCGGAAAGTCCCTGCGCGACCAGTCCGGATCCTTTGCGGTCACCGGTGAGCTCGGATCGGGCAAGTCGGTCACCATGAAGGTGATCGCCGGCCAGGTCGTCGACTGCGGGGGGCAGGTCATCGGTATCGACCAAAGCGATCTCGGCGAGTACGCCAATTGGGCCAGGGCCGTCACCGAGGCAGTCGTGGTCGACCTCGTCGAACCCGAATACAGCATGGATCCACTGAGGATCTTCGAGGCCGGGGTCGCAGCAGAAATGGCCCAGTCCGTGTTGTTGACACTGCTCCGGATCCAGCCTTCCTCAGACCTGGGCATCGCATTGGCGAAGGTGCTCGCGCCCGAGTACCGCGCAGAGCACCCCTACCAGGGTTTGGGCGAGCTGACCGAACACCTCCTGTCCGGTGCTTGCCCGATCGCCCACGCCCAAGATCTCGGCGAAGCGATGAACGTCTACGCCCGCCGCACCTACGCGGCGGCACTGTTCGGCAAAGATCTACCCCCGCTGCCCATTACTGCTCCCGGCATCATTTTCCGCACCCACAAGGTCGACTTGCCGACCCAGCTGCAGACCGAGAAGCAGCACCTCTACGAGAACCTGCCGCTGGAGAAGCGGTTCGGTCACGCGGTGTACACCCTGATAGCGAAGGTCGCCCGCGGACAGTGCTTCGCCGACCCCGACCAGATGGCGTTGTTCCTCGTCGACGAGGCCCACCACCTCCTGGGCGCCGACGACGGAGTCGACATCGTCGAGGACTTCGTGCTGCAGGGCCGCAAGTCCTCGGCCGCGGTGGGACTCGGCGACCAGGACTGCGCGTTCGGCACCCCGAAGCTGCGCGGTCTGATCAAGACCCGCATCGCGCACCGGCATACAGACGAAACCCTCGCCAAGCGCGCCGTTGAATGGCTCGGCCTCGACCCGGACGACTACGGACTGGTCAAGCAATACATGGAGCAGACAGCTCCGGTAACCGGAAAAGACAAGTACGTCGAACCGCACCGCCGCGGTGAAGGTTACATGCGCGATGGCAGCGGAAACGTCGGTCGTATCAAGACGCTGCTGCCGGCAACCGAGTCTCGCCGAATTGCAGTGTCGACCACTCCGAAGGACAACAAGCTGGTGAAAGCATGA